A window of the Ostrea edulis chromosome 1, xbOstEdul1.1, whole genome shotgun sequence genome harbors these coding sequences:
- the LOC125669161 gene encoding uncharacterized protein LOC125669161 has product MLKKWIERQDDNVVMSAVYQAETSDEDWIGNPLMHTRDTVKDVNISRKLNPEQTCELWEVLEQFDSILTHVPGRTNMLKHKLITTSETSIHQRPYQIPHSLRDEVRKELDAMLEAGVVEQSDAGLTINPKKCEFGAREMEFLGHIVGRGQVKPTSDKVKAVLDIPAQTKKKEMQATEGWGRYCYKRKVVSIIRWYISVKSFFLDNSTLPQWRKSKYCVVSTASAKVSVS; this is encoded by the exons GGATAGAGAGACAGGATGACAATGTTGTGATGTCAGCTGTATATCAGGCTGAAACTTCAGACGAAGATTGGATCGGAAACCCCCTGATGCATACTAGAGATACGGTGAAGGATGTGAACATATCTCGTAAACTTAACCCAGAGCAAACTTGTGAGTTGTGGGAAGTTTTAGAACAATTTGATTCTATTTTGACACACGTTCCAGGTAGGACGAATATGCTTAAACACAAACTGATTACTACTAGTGAAACATCAATTCATCAGAGACCGTATCAGATTCCCCATTCTCTTCGCGATGAAGTGAGGAAGGAATTAGATGCAATGTTAGAGGCAGGTGTTGTAGAACAGTCA GATGCAGGTTTAACGATAAATCCCAAGAAATGTGAGTTCGGAGCTAGAGAAATGGAATTTCTCGGTCATATAGTTGGTCGTGGACAGGTAAAACCAACGTCAGACAAGGTGAAGGCTGTATTGGATATCCCCGCtcaaacaaagaaaaaagag atgcAAGCGACAGAGGGCTGGGGGCGGTATTGCTACAAGAGAAAAGTGGTGAGTATCATCCGGTGGTATATCTCAGTAAAAAGCTTCTTCCTAGATAACAGCACTTTGCCACAGTGGAGAAAGAGTAAGTATTGCGTGGTCAGTACAGCGTCTGCAAAAGTATCTGTATCGTAG